In bacterium, the genomic stretch CCACAGGGAAGGGATTCTCCGCATGTATCTCAAAAGTATGATATTCACCGCTTTGCTTTGCGTTTCAGGGCTTTTCTGCGCAGCCACCCTGCCTGCAGCCGAAAGCCCGACCGCGCTCTGGCCGGTGGTGGAGCACGAGCTACATTATGACGCCGCGCTGGAGAACCCGTTCCGGGAGGTCCGGGCGACCGCAGTCTACTCCGGTCCCGCGGGTACGGAGAAAGTGAAAGTCGAGGGGTTCTACGCCGGGGGCGACACCTGGCGTTTCCGTTTTGTCACCCGCAACGCCGGGGCCTGGAAAGCCGAGCTGAGCCTTGTCCGGGACGGCCGCACGGTGGCTTCGCAGGCAGTTGAGTTCACGGTGGAGGAGGTGGCGCCACGCGGCTTTTTCCGGGTCAGCCGGACCAACTGCTACCGTTTCGAGTTCGAGAACGGCGAGCCGTTCTATCCGGTCGGCATCCAGCCCTGCGGCCACGACAGCGCCGGGCTGGATGGCCCCCCGGCGGGCCAGGGCCAGTGGCGCTCGGTGGGCATCGACACTTTTCTCGCCACCCACCGCGGGGCGGAGAACCTGTTCCGCATCCAGCTCGGTCAGGGCTCCACGGCCGGCTGCGCCTGGCAGGTGATGGCCGACTCGCTGCACGACGACCGCTACGACCTGGCCGAGCTGGACAAGCTGGACAACTTGTGCCGCCTGCTGCGGGCCGATGACTTCTCCGTGATGCTGATCATGTTCCAGGACATGAGCCTCTGGGGCACGGCCCCCAACGCTTTCGGCGACAACCGTGACCTGGCCGGCTGGAAGAACCCCGCCGACACGCGGCACGCCGCCGCGGTGGAGCAGTACCTGCGCTACATGGTGGCCAGGTTCGGGGCCTATGTGGATGTCTGGGAGCTGTTCAACGAGGACGCCTGGACCCCCAACGAGCGACTGGCCCAGATGGCGGCCTGCGTGCGCGGCTGCGACCCCTACGGCCACCCGGTCACCACCACCTACGAGCGCCCGGACCAGCCCTGGTGCGACCTGGTCACGGTCCACGAGTACATGTGGCTGCCGCCCAACGAGATCGACCAGCACCTGACCCACGAGTTCGCGCGTTTCAAGAGTTTCGGCAAGCCGGTGCTCTATACCGAGTTCGGCAACCAGGGCGAGTTGTCGAATCGCGACCCGGTCAAGTGGCGCATCGGGGTCTGGACCGCGTTCATGAACGAGAGCTCGCTGCTGTTCTGGAGCATGGGCGGAGTTATCACCCCGGACCGGGACAAGCCGGTGCGGGGGAACTCCAACGCCTACCTGGGGCCCGAGGCGCGGCAGTATTTCCGTGTTTTCCACCGTCTGACCGACAGTGTCCCGCTGTCCCTGCGTCCGGTGATGACCGGTTTCGGGCAGAAAGGGGATGAAGTCCGGCGCTACGGCCTTTCCAACGGCGCTCTGAGCCTGGTCTACCTCCAGCACTACACCAGCCATGCCAGCGCGGCCAAGGCCGAGGTGTATGTCTGGACCGGCTCGGGAAAGTTCAGCCTGCAGTGGATCGACCCGGCCACGGGCGAGACAGTCGCCCGGGAGGAGGCCCAGACCCCGGGCCAGGTGTTGATTGTCAACTCGCCCGAGTTCAAGGTGGACCTGCTGGCGCGGATCGAGCGGCTGGGGGAGGCGACACAGTAGGGAACGGTAAAACAGGGCACGGCATGCCGTGCTCCTACGCAAAATAAGGGTAGAAAACACGTAGGGGAGGGTTTCAAACCCTCCCCTGCATTGTTTGTCGCGCTATGTTATCTTTTCTTACGCCAGGTGCGCCCGCGGGCAGCCGTCGTCCACGTAGCCGTGGCGCAGGTAGAGCAGGGTCAGCTCGTTGGCGCTGGGGGCGAGCTTCTCGTTCCAGGAGCGCATTTCCTCGGCGCTCATGGGCTTGAACGTGCAGGCCATCTCCACCGCCCGGTCCACGTTATCTTTGTTGCTCATGCCCAGGGCCATGCCGTGCACCGGCAGGCTGAACCCGTAGCGCAGCAGCTCGTCCGCCGGGGCCTTGTCCGGCTCGTTGTTTCTCTGGATCAGGCGTCGCTGGCCCATGATCTTGAACGCCCAAACCCCTATTCCCTGGCTGTTGGCCAGCGGGATGGACAGCTCCTCGAAGCTCGTGCCGGGGTTCTCCTCGAACTCACCCAGGAACGGCACCTTGCTGGCGTTGGCCGCGTGCAGCGAGGTGTCGAAATTGAAACGCTTGAGCGCCTCGGCCAGGGCCACCGGGTGGTTGTGGCTGGTCACGCCGATATAGCGCACTACGCCCTGCTCTTTCAGCTTGACCAGAGCGTCCAGCGCGCCGCTGCTGAACATGGCGTCCACATCCGACATCTTGGCCAGTCCGTGCATATTGGCCACGTCCACATAGTCGGTGCGGTAGCTTTTAAGGGTCTCCTCCACCTGCTGCATTACCTTGTCGCCGGGAGTGGTGGGCAGGTACTTGGTGCTGAGGTAGACCTCCTTGCGGTGCGGCTCCATCGCCTCGCCGATACGCCGCTGGCTGCGGCCGCCGTCGTAGTCCGCCCCGGAGTCGAAGAAGTTGATCCCCTTGCTGAAAGCGTACTGGATCAGGGCCACCGCCTCCTGATCGTCCTTGACCATGCTCAGGGCGCTGCCGCCGCCCAGGGCCACGGTGGAGGCGATCATATCAGTCTTGCCCAGCTTGCTTTTCGGGCAGACCAGGGCGGAGCCGGAGCCGCCGCTGCCGCTTTTCTGCGAGCAGCCGGCCGCAGCCGCTCCAGCGCCCAGGATCGCCGCTCCGGCGGCCCCGATGCGGATGAAATCGCGGCGGCTGAGGTTGTCCAAGGGGCTTTTATCTTTCCTGTCCATGGTTTATCTCTCTCCGGTTGAGGTTATTTGGCGCTCGCGGTCGTGTCTTCCAGCTCGGTCAGGTCGATTCCCAGCGCCGTGGCGGTGGCGGCCATGATCGTCCAGCTCGCCACCGAGGCCCCGGCCACCGCCTCCACGGGCAGGCTCTGGGAGTCGATGATGCGCTGGGGGATCAGCCGCGCCGCGGCCGGGTTGACATGGCTCGAGTCGACAATGGTGATCGCGGTCACTTTGCAGTGCTCCACCTTGACCCGCACCGTGGCCGCCACTGTCAGGTTGTAGTCTGCTACTTTCTCGTCGGAATAGCCCTCGAACTCGCCGTCACAGGTGTCGATCGTGGCGTGGTCCATCAGGTTCACGATCCGGGGCTCAGGTATCGAGCTGCTGGCCGCGGGCTGGCTGTCCGCCGGGGCGGCAGCCTCGGCTGCGGTCGAATTTTCGGTCTTGGCGGACTGGCCGGAACAGGCCAGGATAATCGCGCTTGATAATAAAACGGCCAAACTGAGCGAACGTTTCACAGGCTTTTCTCCGGTCGGATCACTGGGTTCGGGTCGGTTGCTCTGCGGGCCGGGCGGGTGGAACCGGCCCGGTGCGGGCAGGGTTGGAACGCTGACAGACAGTTTTCAAAATAAAGCCGGTAACCCCATGAATGCAAAGAAAAAACACAGATACCCGGCGCGCGGATAAGTCCGGCCTTGACAGTGGCGCAGGCGGGGCGCATTATTTACTCTCCGCCGGGCTGTGCGGTAAGGTGACAAACAAGAATACGAGCGGATTTCCCGCCTGCGCGGGAGGCTGATTTTGCATATCACTGACAGAAAGGGAACGCTGAGATGAAAATGACGGATGATCCGAACATGCGGCGACGGGAATTCCTGACCCGGATGGGCCTGGCCGGGATGGCCCTGCCGCTGGGCCTGGGCGCCGCCTGCGGCAAGCCCGGCGCCCCGGCCGCGACAGCCGGAGCCGCAGCAGACACAGCCGCCGCGGCGGTGAGCGCCGCCGCATCCGGCCCCAAGGTGGGCCTTTGCACGATCGCTTTCCAGGAGCGGCCGCTGTTCGAGGTGCTGGAGCTGGCGGCCCAGGTGGGTTTCGACGGGGTGGAGCCCTGGGGCAAGCCCGACCACGTGCCCCTGAACACTCCGGATGAACGCGTGCGCGAGATACGGGCCAAGCTGGACAGCCTGGGCCTGGCCTGCAGCCACTACGGCAGCTACGTGCGCCTGGGCGAGGAACATCCTGCCGGGGAGCAGCAAACCAATATGAAGCGTTCGCTCGAGATTGCCGATATCCTGGGCACCCGGATCGTGCGTATCTGGGCCGGGGACAAGAACAGCGAGCAGCTCAGCGCCGCGGACTGGGACCGCATAGTGGAGGACGCCAAGGTCTACTGCGGCCTGGCCGAGCCCAAGGGCATGCAGCTGGCCATGGAGATGCACGGCAACACTTTGACCAACCGCGCCGCGGCCATGGTCGAGTTGATTAACAAGGTGGGAAGCCCGGCCCTGAAAGCCAACTACCAGATCCTGAACGACACAGAGGACCCCTACGAGCGCGCCAGTGTCGCCGCGCCCTACACGGTGATGGTGCACGCGCAGAACGTGGCGCCGGGCGGCGGCGAGCAACAGTCGCTGATCTCGGAGGGGGCGGTGGATTTCAACCGGATCTACGGAATCCTGGCCGCGGCCGGGTTCAAGGGCTACTTCGAGGTTGAGTTCGTCAAGGGCGCCGGCTACGAGGAGAAAGTTGACTCCCTGCAGCGCGACTGCGCTTACCTCAAGACAATCGGCAAGAAAGCCTGAGACCCGGGCGGAGAAGAGTCATAACGTGGCATAACAGCGTAGGGGCGGGTTTCAAACCCGCCCCTACGCTGTTTTACGGCAGCAATGCGGGCAAGGCCGGTTCTACTCGATCACGCTTTCCCAGCCCATCTTGGAAAGGATACGGTACAGGGTGAGCGCCATCACCGCCGAAACTCCCAGACATATCACCCCCATGCCGGTTTCCTGCAGCAGCAGCTTGCCGATCCCGAACAGCACCCCATAGATCATCAGCGCGGCGGCGATCCAGCAGACAAACAACGCCGGGTAGCCGCGGTCGCCCTTGACCTCGGGCATCTCGGACGCCACTTTGCGCCAGCCCGGTCCGCCCGGGTGCACCTGGCGGTAGAAAGCGTGCAGGTGCTCTTTGGTCACCGGGCTGGTCAGGAACGTGACAGTGAGCCAGACTATTGTCGTGAACGCCACGATGTAGTACAGCGTGCTGGGAAAAGCTATGTCTGTGAACAGTTTCATGTAGCCGTAGGCCAGGAACGGGGCGATCATGCCCGATATCTCGCTCCAGGCGTTGATCCGCCACCAGTACCAGCGCAGGATGAAAATCAGCCCCACGCCCGCGCCGCACTCGATCACGAACTGCCAGGCCGAGGTGATGGTCTGCAGGCCCATGGTGATCAGCAGCGATACCACCATCATCAGCACCGTGGTCCAACGGCTGATCATGACATAGTGTTTCTGGTCGGCCTTGCGGCGCACGAAACGGGTGTAGAAATCGTTGACCAGGAAACTGGTGCCCAGGTTGAGCTGGGTGGCGATGGTCGACATGTAGGCGGCGAAGAAAGCCGCGATCAGCAGGCCCTTGAGGCCCACCGGCAGGTAGTCGCGGATGATCATCACGAACCCGTCCCCGCGCTGATCCACCGGCAGGTTGGGGTAGAGGATCAGCGAGGCCAGGGCCACCAGGATCCAGGGCCAGGGACGGATGCAGAAATGTCCGATGGTGAACCAGAGCGTGGCCAGCAGGCTGTGCTTCTCGTCCTTGGCGCTCATCATGCGCTGGGCGATGTAGCCGCCGCCGCCCGGCTCGGCCCCCGGATACCAGCAGGCCCACCACTGCACGCCCACATAGGCCAAGAGCGCGGGCAGGGTCAGCTTGAGCACCCCCGTGGCAGTGCCCAGGTCGGACCCGCCGGCCACCGAGGGCAGGAAACGCAGGGTCTCGGGGCTCAGCTGGGACTTGATCCCGGCAATCCCGCCCACCTGGGGCAGCTTGACCGCCACCACGGCCAGCACTATGCAGCCGGTCATGGCGGTCAGGAAATGCAGCACGTCCACCACCGCCGAGCCCATCAAGCCGCTGGCCGCGGTGTACAGCATCACGATCAACATGCAGCAGGTGAGCACGATCCAGGGGTTTTCCCAGCCCATCGTTATGTGCAGGATCTTGAACATCGCCAGGTTGACCCAGGCGATCACCACGCTGTTGATGAACAGGCCCAGGGAGATGGCGCGGAAGCCGCGCAGGAACGCCGCCGGCTTGCCGCTGTAGCGCAGCTCGATGAACTCCACCTCGGTCATGATCCCGGAGCGGCGCCACAGGCGGCTGAAAAAGAACACCGTGAGCACGCAGCCCAGAAGGAAATTCCACCAGAACCAGTTGCCCGCCAGACCGTACTTGCCCACCAGCTCGGTCACGGCCAGCGGTGTGTCGGCGGCGAACGTGGTGGCGATCATCGACGTGCCTGCGATGTACCAGGGCAGGTTCCGCCCGCCCAGGAAAAAGTCCTGCGTGCTCCGCCCGGCCCGACGCGCAAAGTAGAGCGCCACCACCAGAACCAGAACAAAGTAGCCGAAGAAAATCAGCCAGTCGAGCATGTTCATGGACATCGGCGGTTCCCCTGTTGATGTTACGAGTGTACTGCAATGGAAGGATGATTTAAGCGAGGTGACAATGCGGTGACAAAATAAACGCGGAAGCCCGATTATGCCACTTTTTAATTCGCCCTTGCCGTTGCGGGCGCGAAAACCATAGATTGAGCGAGAGACTGATCGATAATTTCCGGCAGTGTCGGCCGGAGAGTGCAGGGGCCGGCCTCGGCCGCAGGATGGCAAATCAAATCAAAGAATAACGGTAAATGGGAGGACGGACAGATGGCGGAGCTAAGGTTCGGCACGGGTGGAGTGCCGCTTTCGGCCAAGGACCGCAGCCTCGAGGCGGGGATACGGCGTCTGGTGGAGCTGGAGCTGGACCACATGGAGGTGGAGTTCGTGCACGGGGTGCGGATAAGCCAGGCCGCGGCCGAGAAAGCCGGGGCCCTGGCGCGCGAGTCGGGCATCTCGCTCACCTGCCACGGACCCTATTACATCAACCTCAACTCCGAGGAGCCCGACAAACGCGAGGCCTCGGTGCGGCGCATCCTGGAAACCGGCCGGGCTGCGTACTGGCTGGGCGCACGGAGCATCACTTTCCACCCGGCGTTCATGCTCAAGAACTCCGAGGCCGAGGTGCACGCCGTGGTGCGGGACGCCCTGCGGAACATCCTCGACACGCTGGCCGCAGAGGGGATTACCGATGTAAGGGTCAGCCCCGAGCTGACCGGCAAGGAGAGCCAGTTCGGCAGCCTCAGGCACCTTCTGGCCCTGGCCGCGGAGGTCCCCGGCCTGCGGCCCTGCATCGACTTTTCGCACTACCACGCCCGCACCGGGGGCAAGCAGAACACCTACGAGGAATTCTGCGCCACGCTGGAGGCGATACGGAGCAGCCTGGGACGCGAGGCCCTGGAACACCTGCACATGCATGTCTCGGGGATCAACTACACGGCCAAGGGCGAGCGCAACCACCTGATACTCAAAGAAAGCGACCTCGAATACGTGGCGCTGATGCGTGCGCTGCGCGAATTCGAGGTCGGAGGCTGGCTGGTCTGTGAAAGCCCGAACCTGGAGGACGACGCCCGGCTGCTAAAGGACACCTGGCTGGCCGCTCCGGCCGGGAAATGAGCCCCAGAGTTCAGATTTCGACAAAACGGTCTTTGGGAGCGCCGCAATCCGGACAGAAATCGGGCGGCTCCTCACTGTCCTGTCGGTAGCCGCAGATTGTGCAAACCCATGTCTTCATCGTTTTTCCCTCACTTGAGGTTGAAGGAGCCGGCCAGGGAGTGGCGGGGCCGGGGCCTCAGACATTGAACCTGAAATTGATGATGTCCCCGTCCTGCACCGGGTAGGTCTTGCCCTCCAGGCGCAGCTTGCCCAGCTCTTTCATGCGAGCCATGTTCGGCTCGGCGCTGAAATCCGCGTACGAGACCACCTCGGCGCGGATGAACCCGCGCTGGATGTCGGAGTGGATCTTGCCCGCGGCGTTCAGGGCATCCGTGCCCCGGTCGATGGTCCAGGCCCGCACCTCGTCCTTGCCCACGGTGAAAAAGCTGATCAGGTCGAGCAGGGCGTAGGCGGCGCGGATGAACTTGTGACGCGCCGGCTCCTCGATGCCCATCGCCTCGAGGAACTCGGCCTGCTCGGTGGGCCCCAGCTCGCTGATCTGTTGCTCCAGGGCCGCGCAGAACGAGATCGCCTCGCCGCCGAAGCGTGCTTTGAGCGCCGGATCGGCCTCCAGGTTGCCCTCACCCGTGTTGATCAGCACCAGGCGCGGCTTGAGGGTGAGAAACTGGAACCCGGCCAGAAGGCGTTTCTCTTCCTCGCTCAGGCCCAGTTCGCGCAGGGGCTTGCCCTCGCCCAGGGCCGCGTTGCAGCGCTCGAGCAGCGCATGCTCGGCCGAGCCGCGCTTGCTCTCTTTTTCCAGCCGGGCCATGCGCTTTTCGATGATCATCAGGTCGGACAGGGCCATCTCCTCTTCCAGCGAGGTGACATCCGCCGCCGGGTCGATGCGGTTCAGCGGGTGGCTCACCGCCTCGTCCTCGAAGGCGCGGGCCACCACGGTGAACGCGTCCACCGTGCGCATGTACGACAGGCTCTGCGCGTCGATCCCGCCCGTGCCGGTGGCGGTTATCCCGCCCACGTCCACGAAGCTGATCTCGGCGAAGGTGGTTTTCTTGGGCTGGAAAATTTCACTCAGGCGGTCGATGCGGCTGTCCGGGACTTTGATCAGCCCGACATTGGCCTCTTTGCCGCTGGTGATGAAACCATCCACCCGGGCGTGCAGGCCGGTCAGGGTGTTGAAGACAGTGGTTTTTCCGGAGAGTGGGTAACCGATCAGCGCTATTTTCATTTTCTTTTGCCGGGAGCAGAATGCCGGCGGACGGACAGGGATTCAGTGATGTACAGGCTTTTTTGAGGCCTGTGCGAACCAGGCAGATACATTCCATGACAAGCCCGGCCGGAGGCTGGAAAGTCCGGCCGGGCTGCACGGGTGAGGGTCGACTCAGTTGTTCTCGTCCTTGCGGGGCGCGCTGTTCTGCTGGCCGCCCTGCTGTTGCTGCTGCTGGGACCTGTTTTCGGAGTTGTAGCGGGGACGGTCATCCCGGTAGTCTTCGTCGGAGGCGCCGGGGAGCTCGTTCTGAAGGTCTTTCAGACCTTTCTTGAACCCGCGGATGCTTTTACCCAACGAGGTGCCGATCTCGGGAAGGCGTTTGGCCCCGAAAAGCAGCAAAGCGATGAACGCGATTACGAGCAGTTCGCTGGTGCCGATGTTCGGTAGCATGCTTTACCTCCTTTTGCCGGGCGATATATTTGACCGGCGTGAACTTTCGCTTGTGTGTTAAGGTTGAACTTCCACCCGTCAGTTCCCCTTGAAACGCGCAATACAGATTAACCTATAATTAAATGCCTGAAAAGTAAAGAGTAATTATTTTTCAGCCTCTGTCAGGGTGCGCCAGAGCAACTCGGCCGCTTTGACCACGGCACGCCAGCGCACCTGCTCACGGTCGCCGCCGAAGGAGAAATGCCGCACCGCAGTGCCGCCGGGTCCGGCCAGGGCGATGAACACAGTGCCCACCGGTTTTTCGGGGCTGCCGCCCCCCGGCCCGGCGATCCCGGTCAACGACAGGGCGTAATCCGCGCCGGCGCGCTGACGGACGCCCTCGGCCATGGCCCGCGCCACCGGCTCGCTCACCGCGCCGTGGGCCTGGATCAGAGCCTCCTCCACCCCCAGGAACGTGCTCTTGGCGGCGTTGGAATAGCTCACCACCGCGCTTTCCAGGTAACGGCTGCTGCCCGGGGCATCGGTGAATGTCTTCGCCAGCCAGCCGCCGGTGCAGCTTTCGGCCAGGGCCAGCCTCTGGCCGCGCCCGGCCAGGAGGTCGCCATCCACCTGGAACAGGTCGCGCTCATCGCGGCTGTATACTCCCTCCGCGGCCACCGCGGCCACGTGATCGGCGATCCGCTCGACAGTGCCGCTGTCCGCGACGGCCAGGCTCGGCGGGGGCGAGATGACCACATCCACCAGCCCGCCCTTGGGATAGTAGCTCAGGTACTCGCGGTCCGCCTCGGCCAGGCCCGCCTCGATGCGCTCGGCCAGCACGCTCTCGCCGATCCCCACTGTGCGCACCACCGCCGAGGGCCGCACCTCGCCGCCGAAACGCCGCTTGAGCAAAGGCACCACCTGCTCGTCGATCAGCACCTCCATCTCCACCGGCACGCCGGGCAGCAGGAACAGCATCCACCCGGCCTCCTCCAGCAGCAGACCCGGCGCGGTGCCGCGCCGGTTGGGCAGGACAGTCGCCCCCTCGGGCACCAGGGCCTGACCCAGGCTGCTCTTGGGGATGCAGCCGTAGCCCATGCGGGCGAACAGGGCTTTCAGGTGCTGCATCACACTTTCATCCTGCACCAGACCCCTATTGAAGAAACGGCAGGCGGCGCTTTTCGTTACATCATCCCGCGTGGGGCCCAGCCCCCCGGTGGCGACAATCACCGGCACGCTGCGGAAAGCCTCCTCCAGCGCGCCCAGGATCGCCGGGTCGTTGTCATCCACGGTGCGCACCTCGCGCACGGCGAAACCGCC encodes the following:
- a CDS encoding DUF5060 domain-containing protein, which produces MYLKSMIFTALLCVSGLFCAATLPAAESPTALWPVVEHELHYDAALENPFREVRATAVYSGPAGTEKVKVEGFYAGGDTWRFRFVTRNAGAWKAELSLVRDGRTVASQAVEFTVEEVAPRGFFRVSRTNCYRFEFENGEPFYPVGIQPCGHDSAGLDGPPAGQGQWRSVGIDTFLATHRGAENLFRIQLGQGSTAGCAWQVMADSLHDDRYDLAELDKLDNLCRLLRADDFSVMLIMFQDMSLWGTAPNAFGDNRDLAGWKNPADTRHAAAVEQYLRYMVARFGAYVDVWELFNEDAWTPNERLAQMAACVRGCDPYGHPVTTTYERPDQPWCDLVTVHEYMWLPPNEIDQHLTHEFARFKSFGKPVLYTEFGNQGELSNRDPVKWRIGVWTAFMNESSLLFWSMGGVITPDRDKPVRGNSNAYLGPEARQYFRVFHRLTDSVPLSLRPVMTGFGQKGDEVRRYGLSNGALSLVYLQHYTSHASAAKAEVYVWTGSGKFSLQWIDPATGETVAREEAQTPGQVLIVNSPEFKVDLLARIERLGEATQ
- a CDS encoding aldo/keto reductase; its protein translation is MDRKDKSPLDNLSRRDFIRIGAAGAAILGAGAAAAGCSQKSGSGGSGSALVCPKSKLGKTDMIASTVALGGGSALSMVKDDQEAVALIQYAFSKGINFFDSGADYDGGRSQRRIGEAMEPHRKEVYLSTKYLPTTPGDKVMQQVEETLKSYRTDYVDVANMHGLAKMSDVDAMFSSGALDALVKLKEQGVVRYIGVTSHNHPVALAEALKRFNFDTSLHAANASKVPFLGEFEENPGTSFEELSIPLANSQGIGVWAFKIMGQRRLIQRNNEPDKAPADELLRYGFSLPVHGMALGMSNKDNVDRAVEMACTFKPMSAEEMRSWNEKLAPSANELTLLYLRHGYVDDGCPRAHLA
- a CDS encoding sugar phosphate isomerase/epimerase is translated as MKMTDDPNMRRREFLTRMGLAGMALPLGLGAACGKPGAPAATAGAAADTAAAAVSAAASGPKVGLCTIAFQERPLFEVLELAAQVGFDGVEPWGKPDHVPLNTPDERVREIRAKLDSLGLACSHYGSYVRLGEEHPAGEQQTNMKRSLEIADILGTRIVRIWAGDKNSEQLSAADWDRIVEDAKVYCGLAEPKGMQLAMEMHGNTLTNRAAAMVELINKVGSPALKANYQILNDTEDPYERASVAAPYTVMVHAQNVAPGGGEQQSLISEGAVDFNRIYGILAAAGFKGYFEVEFVKGAGYEEKVDSLQRDCAYLKTIGKKA
- a CDS encoding Na+:solute symporter produces the protein MSMNMLDWLIFFGYFVLVLVVALYFARRAGRSTQDFFLGGRNLPWYIAGTSMIATTFAADTPLAVTELVGKYGLAGNWFWWNFLLGCVLTVFFFSRLWRRSGIMTEVEFIELRYSGKPAAFLRGFRAISLGLFINSVVIAWVNLAMFKILHITMGWENPWIVLTCCMLIVMLYTAASGLMGSAVVDVLHFLTAMTGCIVLAVVAVKLPQVGGIAGIKSQLSPETLRFLPSVAGGSDLGTATGVLKLTLPALLAYVGVQWWACWYPGAEPGGGGYIAQRMMSAKDEKHSLLATLWFTIGHFCIRPWPWILVALASLILYPNLPVDQRGDGFVMIIRDYLPVGLKGLLIAAFFAAYMSTIATQLNLGTSFLVNDFYTRFVRRKADQKHYVMISRWTTVLMMVVSLLITMGLQTITSAWQFVIECGAGVGLIFILRWYWWRINAWSEISGMIAPFLAYGYMKLFTDIAFPSTLYYIVAFTTIVWLTVTFLTSPVTKEHLHAFYRQVHPGGPGWRKVASEMPEVKGDRGYPALFVCWIAAALMIYGVLFGIGKLLLQETGMGVICLGVSAVMALTLYRILSKMGWESVIE
- a CDS encoding TIM barrel protein; protein product: MAELRFGTGGVPLSAKDRSLEAGIRRLVELELDHMEVEFVHGVRISQAAAEKAGALARESGISLTCHGPYYINLNSEEPDKREASVRRILETGRAAYWLGARSITFHPAFMLKNSEAEVHAVVRDALRNILDTLAAEGITDVRVSPELTGKESQFGSLRHLLALAAEVPGLRPCIDFSHYHARTGGKQNTYEEFCATLEAIRSSLGREALEHLHMHVSGINYTAKGERNHLILKESDLEYVALMRALREFEVGGWLVCESPNLEDDARLLKDTWLAAPAGK
- the ychF gene encoding redox-regulated ATPase YchF, which codes for MKIALIGYPLSGKTTVFNTLTGLHARVDGFITSGKEANVGLIKVPDSRIDRLSEIFQPKKTTFAEISFVDVGGITATGTGGIDAQSLSYMRTVDAFTVVARAFEDEAVSHPLNRIDPAADVTSLEEEMALSDLMIIEKRMARLEKESKRGSAEHALLERCNAALGEGKPLRELGLSEEEKRLLAGFQFLTLKPRLVLINTGEGNLEADPALKARFGGEAISFCAALEQQISELGPTEQAEFLEAMGIEEPARHKFIRAAYALLDLISFFTVGKDEVRAWTIDRGTDALNAAGKIHSDIQRGFIRAEVVSYADFSAEPNMARMKELGKLRLEGKTYPVQDGDIINFRFNV
- a CDS encoding twin-arginine translocase TatA/TatE family subunit; this translates as MLPNIGTSELLVIAFIALLLFGAKRLPEIGTSLGKSIRGFKKGLKDLQNELPGASDEDYRDDRPRYNSENRSQQQQQQGGQQNSAPRKDENN
- a CDS encoding competence/damage-inducible protein A — protein: MDVTILTIGAEILKGRTLNSNAQYISLALNAGGFAVREVRTVDDNDPAILGALEEAFRSVPVIVATGGLGPTRDDVTKSAACRFFNRGLVQDESVMQHLKALFARMGYGCIPKSSLGQALVPEGATVLPNRRGTAPGLLLEEAGWMLFLLPGVPVEMEVLIDEQVVPLLKRRFGGEVRPSAVVRTVGIGESVLAERIEAGLAEADREYLSYYPKGGLVDVVISPPPSLAVADSGTVERIADHVAAVAAEGVYSRDERDLFQVDGDLLAGRGQRLALAESCTGGWLAKTFTDAPGSSRYLESAVVSYSNAAKSTFLGVEEALIQAHGAVSEPVARAMAEGVRQRAGADYALSLTGIAGPGGGSPEKPVGTVFIALAGPGGTAVRHFSFGGDREQVRWRAVVKAAELLWRTLTEAEK